The proteins below come from a single Holdemania massiliensis genomic window:
- a CDS encoding CpsD/CapB family tyrosine-protein kinase, whose protein sequence is MLRVGDELITLTDPDAPASEAYRTLRTNILMRNFDKDMKVINIISTTAQEGKSTCVLNLAMVYAQLQKKVLVIDLDLRMPTIHKKLKLKNKKGISDIIGHQAEFEEVVLQPYEHVDVITAGTKIPFASEFIQSNALKEFIDVRREEYDLILLDCPPVGLVTDGVVAASYCDGTILVCASNRNDRKELLRVKDQLEQTQVNVIGIVMTMMPVQKKYYNSYGYRYSDSQKKTTNKKKQTNLLSSLNKKSGKKK, encoded by the coding sequence ATGTTGCGAGTAGGAGATGAACTGATTACATTAACGGATCCTGATGCACCTGCATCAGAAGCCTATCGTACGTTAAGAACGAATATCTTGATGCGCAATTTTGACAAAGATATGAAAGTAATTAATATCATATCTACAACAGCGCAGGAAGGAAAAAGTACTTGTGTCTTAAATTTGGCCATGGTTTATGCTCAACTTCAAAAGAAAGTCTTGGTGATAGACTTAGATTTAAGAATGCCTACGATCCATAAGAAGCTGAAGTTGAAAAACAAAAAGGGTATTTCAGATATTATAGGTCATCAGGCCGAGTTTGAAGAGGTTGTGTTACAACCTTACGAACATGTCGATGTGATTACCGCGGGGACAAAGATCCCCTTTGCTTCGGAGTTCATTCAGTCGAATGCTTTAAAAGAATTCATTGACGTGCGAAGAGAAGAGTATGATTTGATTCTATTGGACTGTCCGCCAGTGGGCTTAGTCACCGATGGTGTGGTAGCGGCCAGTTATTGTGATGGAACAATTCTTGTCTGTGCTTCCAATCGCAATGACCGTAAGGAATTACTAAGAGTGAAGGATCAGTTAGAACAGACCCAAGTCAACGTGATTGGCATTGTCATGACGATGATGCCAGTTCAGAAGAAGTATTATAACAGCTATGGCTATCGTTACAGTGACAGTCAGAAGAAAACGACAAATAAAAAGAAACAAACGAATTTGTTAAGTTCATTGAATAAGAAAAGCGGCAAAAAGAAATGA
- a CDS encoding YveK family protein, translated as MYENDEIEIDLSRVFEIVKKHFKPFVLIILATSIVAALVTLFLIPKKYTAEAKLIIVQKSNPESQQISYNDLQTSQKLVNTYSEILKSEAISDEVIQNLKLDDLDTEGYQKIVKISSVKDTEVITVAVTSKDPQEAATIANEIVRVFQDKIYSIMNIENVTVLNSAKVPEKKSSPSNLTNIFIGFLIGFVIDGCIVVYLLLNDRNIRTEEEMKQIFDYPIIGLIPDMNAGGTE; from the coding sequence ATGTACGAGAATGACGAAATTGAAATTGATCTTTCGCGGGTGTTTGAAATTGTTAAAAAGCATTTCAAACCTTTCGTTTTGATCATCTTGGCGACCTCTATTGTCGCTGCTTTAGTAACTTTGTTTCTGATACCAAAGAAGTACACTGCGGAAGCGAAGTTGATTATTGTCCAGAAATCGAATCCAGAGAGTCAACAGATCAGTTACAATGATCTTCAGACATCACAAAAGCTAGTCAATACCTACAGTGAAATCCTAAAGAGTGAAGCGATTAGTGATGAAGTCATTCAAAATCTGAAGTTGGATGATTTAGATACAGAAGGGTATCAGAAGATTGTCAAGATCAGTTCGGTGAAGGATACGGAAGTCATCACCGTCGCGGTTACCTCAAAAGATCCTCAAGAGGCGGCAACGATTGCGAATGAAATTGTTCGAGTATTTCAAGATAAGATCTATTCCATAATGAATATTGAAAATGTCACTGTTCTAAATTCCGCCAAAGTACCTGAGAAGAAATCCAGTCCATCGAATTTAACAAACATATTCATCGGATTTTTAATTGGTTTTGTTATTGATGGCTGTATTGTGGTATATCTTTTGCTCAATGACAGGAATATTCGAACCGAAGAAGAAATGAAACAAATCTTTGATTATCCGATTATTGGTTTGATTCCAGATATGAATGCAGGGGGGACTGAATAA
- a CDS encoding LCP family protein translates to MKKQKNTHKKDKKTRILLIVIGVLASLILILVLGGNLYIDSLLNRTVRSKKLSNEDALVSQEVLDQVKNHRIVNIALFGSDNAKKSEWNDYEMERSDATKIISLDFDSKKIKITSLQRDTLVYIPDPYNDYDKLNHAHWRGGAELAVKTLNYNFDLDITQYVGFSFEAIETLVDLVGGIDITLPDGLLATQVMDLGATRDGNVFHLKGKQALGYCRIRKVDDDFHRMDRQNEVILKVLEKLVKKNVFELMEIVDEMLPYVETNLTNNEIKNDITSLLSFDLKHIDQFQIPSKGMDSIEKVIEYNGFSPIYMMENYEDLAKELHWNIYEDESYQPSSNIVQLERNIQNQFGGS, encoded by the coding sequence TTGAAAAAACAAAAAAATACCCACAAGAAAGATAAGAAAACCAGGATTTTATTGATCGTAATTGGCGTTCTTGCTTCTTTAATCTTAATTCTAGTTTTGGGCGGGAATCTCTATATTGATTCCTTATTGAATAGAACAGTCCGTTCAAAGAAACTTTCCAATGAAGATGCTTTAGTTAGCCAAGAAGTCTTAGATCAAGTTAAGAATCATCGCATTGTGAATATCGCCTTATTTGGATCGGATAATGCTAAAAAATCTGAATGGAATGATTACGAGATGGAACGCTCCGATGCTACAAAGATTATCTCTTTAGATTTTGATTCCAAGAAGATAAAAATTACCTCCTTGCAGCGGGATACGCTAGTTTACATTCCAGATCCCTACAATGACTATGATAAACTCAATCATGCGCATTGGCGTGGGGGAGCAGAACTGGCAGTAAAAACATTGAATTATAACTTTGATTTAGATATTACCCAATATGTCGGCTTTAGTTTTGAAGCAATAGAAACGTTAGTTGATTTAGTTGGTGGCATTGATATAACACTCCCCGACGGACTCTTAGCTACACAAGTGATGGATTTAGGGGCGACTCGGGATGGAAATGTTTTTCATTTAAAAGGAAAACAAGCGCTTGGCTATTGTCGTATTCGAAAAGTAGATGATGATTTCCATCGCATGGATCGACAAAACGAAGTCATTCTAAAAGTCTTAGAAAAGTTAGTCAAAAAGAACGTGTTTGAATTAATGGAAATCGTGGATGAAATGCTTCCTTATGTGGAAACCAACTTAACGAATAATGAGATCAAAAATGATATCACTTCTTTGTTAAGTTTTGATTTAAAGCATATTGATCAATTTCAGATTCCATCAAAAGGGATGGATTCGATTGAAAAAGTTATTGAATACAACGGATTCAGCCCAATCTATATGATGGAAAACTATGAGGATCTAGCGAAAGAACTTCATTGGAATATTTATGAAGATGAAAGTTATCAACCTAGTTCCAATATCGTTCAATTAGAAAGAAACATACAAAATCAATTTGGAGGATCCTGA